The proteins below are encoded in one region of Gambusia affinis linkage group LG07, SWU_Gaff_1.0, whole genome shotgun sequence:
- the LOC122833760 gene encoding calmodulin-binding transcription activator 1-like isoform X5 — MAAENKPEGLKKIRNPERMVRIAVGYTGHTPPKSDESDANNEPGQLKIYLPKKLLECLPKCSSLPKERHRWNTNEEIAAYLITFEKHDEWLTTSPKTRPQNGSMILYNRKKVKYRKDGYCWKKRKDGKTTREDHMKLKVQGVECLYGCYVHSSIIPTFHRRCYWLLQNPDIVLVHYLNVPAVDDSGKPCGPVLCSINTDRKEWAKWSKEELIGQLKPMCAGSSLHQKCSSVKQRIISSKQESGAGGGTAVGTSVAAGKRAEEADGTEVQNSDVSEGQTEANPGGGRSRAGGGERRNGRITKPSLLPQSSMEVSSSTSTNQVEVPDTTQSSPLSIASDMADSPALAIGTSLSQSTAVFMSEVTTLTGDSVYSAGHTHLLASTHESTTTGILLAVAPDNQRFASFSGGVGLGEGGELVLSSSLDSGVGVSLPETTMTFDPDCFLNNPKQGQTYGGGGGKTEGCNGDDGGLHCSTNGFIYNPALVNNIKTEATPLEQPLATQSSYVGEGTGLSPSTTLEQMDFSAVMSSACVSSLNQPAHHPSPGLFLQASPQTTQPSQLQVNGTKATQESSETRAYIGLPPMVTDSPVTNGEAHTHLHQVSTDQQALCARNGQAAAVGSFPLTTQDVEQPDSRSHQEVAALEKPTENGEDLLLKAGDPHEAYASVDAKHFLQPTDDTGGGDESGGGGGGGGGTENEIICNGVSISGASSSVVASPQSIGVGANIEGALYSSPLPQQGAGVPATTAGAGAAISLEGFEASFGSQFSDLINDFISVEGSGGGVAAAVSGVLMPQEGAVGEEHSTAAGHLQASEVEQGALGLLQETGRLFAVTDYSPEWSYPEGGVKVLITGPWLESSSEYSCLFDHISVPAALIQPGVLRCYCPAHDTGLVMLQVAMGGEVISSSVVFEYKARDLPALPSSQHDWLSLDDTQFRMSILERLEQMEQRMAEITNQNPGSEAMATKGGGVEGGGANDPRSQSSPDQSTFEGRVVVVCEKMMSQPCWASSNQLVHSKNSRGMTLLHLAAAQGYAGLIQTLIRWRTKHADSIDLELEVDPLNVDHFSCTPLMWACALGHTEAALVLYQWDPRALAIPDSLGRLPLNIARSRGHTRLAELLEQLQQSPQTKGQPADSWMEKWKGGSQNRGINSSSSTNPTPEVRRNRTESQPLNQSWSQTGQTPQPGANVEQGGPPPAKRLKSNPASQQQLANSAPGANTISSLLDSSPRPNPLPSVLPKSQKTELTYQRAPLSSSTTDRLQFTGAPFSHLQARIRRSEGSNLWSLRRSLGQNSLVRRIQGKERLAIHLRQRVLSDRGEETELLTYQDNSDDLQVDITMLADHIMDASAGRLKQTTVTETDSAKVGISSDVKSLSGYLDEVERFLKSKPQATSPKPNALSGLEEQPTPHANQAPSSPFDWSSFLCAAMQEEKLKTNSSCLAMTESEQQELYETIRRALHSLRKHKGPIQEQHKEIAAVIQRCYKRYKQYALYKRMTLAAILIQSRFRSFHEQRKFQQSRRAAVLIQQYYRSYKHSLSSILTKKQNQAARKILRFLLRCRHRAREQRKARGPENASPGPAHSPISL, encoded by the exons TGTCTGTATGGCTGCTACGTCCACTCCTCCATCATCCCCACCTTCCATCGTAGATGctattggctgctgcag AACCCAGACATCGTGCTGGTGCACTACCTGAATGTGCCGGCAGTGGATGACAGCGGGAAGCCGTGCGGTCCGGTCCTCTGCTCCATCAACACGGACAGGAAAGAGTGGGCCAAGTGGAGCAAAGAGGAGCTCATTGGACAGCTCAAACCTATGT GTGCTGGAAGCAGCCTTCATCAGAAATGTTCCAGTGTGAAGCAGCGTATCATCTCATCCAAACAGGAGTCCGGAGCAGGAGGAGGGACAGCAGTAGGAACCAGTGTAGCAGCAGGAAAGAGAGCTGAGGAAGCAGATGGCACGGAGGTCCAGAACAGTGATGTATCGGAGGGCCAGACTGAGGCCAATCCTGGCGGGGGGAGGAGTCGGGCAGGTGGAGGCGAGAGGAGGAATGGCAGGATAACCAAACCTTCCCTTCTCCCACAGAGCAGCATGGAGGTGTCTTCTTCCACCTCAACCAACCAGGTGGAGGTACCCGACACCACCCAGAGCTCCCCTCTGTCTATTGCCAGCGACATGGCGGACAGCCCAGCTCTTGCCATTGGCACCAGCTTGTCACAAAGCACTGCTGTGTTCATGTCAGAGGTCACCACTCTAACTGGTGATTCGGTATACTCGGCCGGCCACACCCATCTGCTGGCTTCCACCCACGAGAGTACCACCACGGGTATCCTGTTGGCTGTCGCCCCTGACAACCAGAGGTTTGCATCGTTCAGTGGAGGGGTGGGATTAGGTGAAGGAGGAGAGTTGGTTCTGTCCAGCTCTTTAGACTCTGGAGTTGGAGTCAGCCTTCCTGAGACCaccatgacctttgaccccgaCTGCTTCCTCAACAATCCCAAGCAGGGCCAGACGTACGGGGGAGGTGGAGGGAAGACAGAGGGATGCAATGGTGATGATGGGGGACTCCACTGCTCCACTAACGGTTTCATTTACAACCCGGCACTCGTCAACAACATCAAGACGGAGGCTACGCCACTGGAGCAGCCGCTGGCGACCCAGAGCAGCTACGTGGGCGAAGGAACTGGCCTTAGCCCCAGCACCACCCTGGAACAGATGGACTTCAGTGCTGTCATGTCATCGGCCTGTGTCTCAAGTCTGAACCAGCCGGCACACCATCCCTCCCCGGGCCTCTTCCTCCAGGCCTCCCCCCAGACAACCCAGCCCTCTCAGCTGCAGGTCAACGGCACCAAGGCAACCCAGGAATCCAGCGAAACGCGGGCCTACATCGGCCTCCCCCCGATGGTCACTGACTCTCCTGTCACTAACGGAGAAGCGCATACACACCTCCACCAAGTGAGCACAGACCAGCAGGCGCTGTGTGCGAGGAATGGGCAAGCGGCAGCAGTCGGGTCGTTTCCCCTGACAACACAAGACGTTGAGCAACCAGACAGCAGGAGCCACCAGGAGGTCGCAGCCTTAGAGAAACCGACAGAAAATGGAGAAGATTTACTGCTCAAGGCAGGGGATCCTCATGAGGCCTATGCGAGTGTTGACGCCAAGCATTTTCTCCAGCCCACAGATGACACCGGAGGGGGGGACGAGAGTGGAGGAGGCGGAGGGGGCGGAGGAGGAACggaaaatgaaattatatgTAATGGCGTGAGCATTTCAGGTGCTAGTAGTTCAGTGGTGGCCAGTCCTCAATCGATAGGTGTAGGTGCAAACATCGAAGGTGCTCTCTACAGCTCTCCGCTACCTCAGCAAGGTGCAGGGGTACCGGCAACGACAGCTGGGGCCGGGGCGGCTATCAGTCTGGAAGGGTTTGAAGCGTCTTTTGGAAGCCAGTTCTCCGATCTTATCAATGATTTCATCTCTGTGGAGGGATCTGGGGGAGGGGTGGCGGCAGCAGTCTCTGGGGTCCTGATGCCCCAGGAGGGCGCAGTAGGAGAGGAACACAGCACAGCGGCCGGTCACCTGCAGGCATCCGAGGTGGAGCAGGGGGCACTGGGACTACTCCAGGAGACTGGCAGGCTGTTCGCCGTGACGGACTACTCCCCAGAGTGGTCTTATCCAGAG GGAGGAGTAAAGGTGTTGATTACTGGTCCATGGTTGGAGTCCAGCAGTGAATACAGCTGCCTCTTCGACCACATCAGTGTCCCAGCTGCCCTCATCCAGCCCGGGGTGCTGCGCTGCTACTGCCCAG CTCATGACACAGGACTGGTGATGCTGCAGGTCGCCATGGGTGGTGAGGTCATCTCTTCTTCGGTAGTGTTTGAATATAAGGCACGCGACCTGCCAGCACTGCCATCTTCTCAGCACGACTGGCTGTCCCTGGATG ACACCCAATTCAGGATGTCCATTCTGGAGCGTTTGGAGCAAATGGAGCAAAGGATGGCtgaaataaccaatcagaaccCTGGCTCAGAAGCCATGGCAACCAAGGGTGGAGGAGTGGAGGGGGGAGGAGCCAATGATCCGCGGTCTCAA AGCTCCCCTGATCAGAGCACATTTGAGGGTCGTGTGGTTGTGGTGTGTGAGAAGATGATGTCCCAGCCCTGTTGGGCTTCTTCAAACCAACTCGTCCACAGTAAGAACTCCAGAGGAATGACGTTGCTGCATCTGGCCGCAGCTCAGGGATACGCGGGGCTCATCCAGACACTCATCCGCTGGCG CACAAAGCATGCCGACAGCATTGACCTGGAACTGGAAGTGGATCCTCTTAACGTCGACCACTTCTCCTGCACGCCACTT ATGTGGGCGTGTGCTTTGGGCCACACTGAGGCAGCACTGGTTCTGTACCAGTGGGACCCAAGAGCTCTTGCCATTCCCGACTCTCTGGGTCGCCTGCCGCTGAATATCGCCCGATCCCGTGGTCACACTCGATTGGCCGAGCTcttggagcagctgcagcagagtcCTCAAACTAAGGGACAGCCTGCGGACAGTTGGATGGAGAAGTGGAAAGGAGGATCACAGAACAGAGGAATCAACAGCAGCTCCAGCACCAACCCAACCCCAG AGGTGAgaagaaacagaacagagaGCCAACCATTAAACCAGAGCTGGAGCCAAACTGGTCAAACACCCCAACCTGGAGCTAACGTGGAACAAGGAGGTCCACCCCCAGCCAAGCGTCTCAAATCTAACCCCGCGAGCCAACAGCAGCTCGCCAACTCAGCCCCCGGCGCCAACACCATCAGCTCCCTCCTCGACTCTTCCCCGAGGCCTAATCCTCTCCCATCTGTCTTACCCAAGTCCCAAAAAACTGAGCTCACCTACCAGAGAGCACCTCTTTCCAGCTCCACCACGGACCGGCTTCAGTTCACTGGTGCCCCGTTCTCTCACCTGCAGGCCAGGATAAGGAGGTCTGAGGGGAGCAACCTGTGGAGCCTGAGACGGTCTCTTGGACAAAATAGTCTGGTCCGGAGAATTCAAGGAAAAGAACGGTTGGCCATTCATCTGCGGCAGAGAGTGCTGTCCGACAGGGGAGAGGAGACTGAGCTGCTGACCTACCAGGATAACTCAGATGACTTGCAG GTGGACATCACGATGCTTGCTGATCACATCATGGATGCTTCAGCTGGAAGGCTTAAGCAGACTACAGTCACTGAAACAGATTCTGCAAAGGTTGGCATCAGCAGTGACGTAAAGTCACTGTCTGGCTACCTTGATGAGGTGGAAAG gTTTCTAAAATCTAAGCCCCAGGCTACAAGCCCCAAACCAAATGCACTCTCAGGGCTGGAGGAGCAGCCGACTCCTCATGCAAACCAAGCGCCCTCGTCTCCCTTTGACTGGAGTTCCTTCCTCTGTGCAGCTATGCAGGAGgagaagttaaaaacaaactcctCCTGTCTAGCCATGACTGAGTCAGAGCAGCAAGAGCTGTACGAAACCATCAGGCGTGCTCTGCACTCTCTCAGAAAACACAAG GGTCCCATTCAGGAACAACACAAAGAGATTGCAGCAGTGATTCAACGCTGCTACAAGAGATACAAGCAG TATGCACTTTATAAGAGGATGACTTTGGCAGCCATCCTGATCCAGAGTCGTTTCCGGAGTTTCCATGAACAGAGGAAGTTCCAGCAGAGTCGTAGAGCAGCAGTCCTCATCCAGCAATACTACCGCTCCTATAAGCACTCCCTCAG CAGCATCCTAACTAAAAAACAGAACCAGGCTGCTCGCAAGATCCTGAGGTTCCTGCTCCGCTGCCGCCACAG GGCCAGAGAGCAGAGAAAGGCCAGGGGTCCTGAGAATGCATCACCAGGCCCTGCACACAGCCCCATCAGCCTGTGA
- the LOC122833760 gene encoding calmodulin-binding transcription activator 1-like isoform X1: MTVNRQRIQNRGRVVPSVRTGIGLKKIRNPERMVRIAVGYTGHTPPKSDESDANNEPGQLKIYLPKKLLECLPKCSSLPKERHRWNTNEEIAAYLITFEKHDEWLTTSPKTRPQNGSMILYNRKKVKYRKDGYCWKKRKDGKTTREDHMKLKVQGVECLYGCYVHSSIIPTFHRRCYWLLQNPDIVLVHYLNVPAVDDSGKPCGPVLCSINTDRKEWAKWSKEELIGQLKPMCAGSSLHQKCSSVKQRIISSKQESGAGGGTAVGTSVAAGKRAEEADGTEVQNSDVSEGQTEANPGGGRSRAGGGERRNGRITKPSLLPQSSMEVSSSTSTNQVEVPDTTQSSPLSIASDMADSPALAIGTSLSQSTAVFMSEVTTLTGDSVYSAGHTHLLASTHESTTTGILLAVAPDNQRFASFSGGVGLGEGGELVLSSSLDSGVGVSLPETTMTFDPDCFLNNPKQGQTYGGGGGKTEGCNGDDGGLHCSTNGFIYNPALVNNIKTEATPLEQPLATQSSYVGEGTGLSPSTTLEQMDFSAVMSSACVSSLNQPAHHPSPGLFLQASPQTTQPSQLQVNGTKATQESSETRAYIGLPPMVTDSPVTNGEAHTHLHQVSTDQQALCARNGQAAAVGSFPLTTQDVEQPDSRSHQEVAALEKPTENGEDLLLKAGDPHEAYASVDAKHFLQPTDDTGGGDESGGGGGGGGGTENEIICNGVSISGASSSVVASPQSIGVGANIEGALYSSPLPQQGAGVPATTAGAGAAISLEGFEASFGSQFSDLINDFISVEGSGGGVAAAVSGVLMPQEGAVGEEHSTAAGHLQASEVEQGALGLLQETGRLFAVTDYSPEWSYPEGGVKVLITGPWLESSSEYSCLFDHISVPAALIQPGVLRCYCPAHDTGLVMLQVAMGGEVISSSVVFEYKARDLPALPSSQHDWLSLDDTQFRMSILERLEQMEQRMAEITNQNPGSEAMATKGGGVEGGGANDPRSQSSPDQSTFEGRVVVVCEKMMSQPCWASSNQLVHSKNSRGMTLLHLAAAQGYAGLIQTLIRWRTKHADSIDLELEVDPLNVDHFSCTPLMWACALGHTEAALVLYQWDPRALAIPDSLGRLPLNIARSRGHTRLAELLEQLQQSPQTKGQPADSWMEKWKGGSQNRGINSSSSTNPTPEVRRNRTESQPLNQSWSQTGQTPQPGANVEQGGPPPAKRLKSNPASQQQLANSAPGANTISSLLDSSPRPNPLPSVLPKSQKTELTYQRAPLSSSTTDRLQFTGAPFSHLQARIRRSEGSNLWSLRRSLGQNSLVRRIQGKERLAIHLRQRVLSDRGEETELLTYQDNSDDLQVDITMLADHIMDASAGRLKQTTVTETDSAKVGISSDVKSLSGYLDEVERFLKSKPQATSPKPNALSGLEEQPTPHANQAPSSPFDWSSFLCAAMQEEKLKTNSSCLAMTESEQQELYETIRRALHSLRKHKGPIQEQHKEIAAVIQRCYKRYKQYALYKRMTLAAILIQSRFRSFHEQRKFQQSRRAAVLIQQYYRSYKHSLSSILTKKQNQAARKILRFLLRCRHRAREQRKARGPENASPGPAHSPISL, from the exons TGTCTGTATGGCTGCTACGTCCACTCCTCCATCATCCCCACCTTCCATCGTAGATGctattggctgctgcag AACCCAGACATCGTGCTGGTGCACTACCTGAATGTGCCGGCAGTGGATGACAGCGGGAAGCCGTGCGGTCCGGTCCTCTGCTCCATCAACACGGACAGGAAAGAGTGGGCCAAGTGGAGCAAAGAGGAGCTCATTGGACAGCTCAAACCTATGT GTGCTGGAAGCAGCCTTCATCAGAAATGTTCCAGTGTGAAGCAGCGTATCATCTCATCCAAACAGGAGTCCGGAGCAGGAGGAGGGACAGCAGTAGGAACCAGTGTAGCAGCAGGAAAGAGAGCTGAGGAAGCAGATGGCACGGAGGTCCAGAACAGTGATGTATCGGAGGGCCAGACTGAGGCCAATCCTGGCGGGGGGAGGAGTCGGGCAGGTGGAGGCGAGAGGAGGAATGGCAGGATAACCAAACCTTCCCTTCTCCCACAGAGCAGCATGGAGGTGTCTTCTTCCACCTCAACCAACCAGGTGGAGGTACCCGACACCACCCAGAGCTCCCCTCTGTCTATTGCCAGCGACATGGCGGACAGCCCAGCTCTTGCCATTGGCACCAGCTTGTCACAAAGCACTGCTGTGTTCATGTCAGAGGTCACCACTCTAACTGGTGATTCGGTATACTCGGCCGGCCACACCCATCTGCTGGCTTCCACCCACGAGAGTACCACCACGGGTATCCTGTTGGCTGTCGCCCCTGACAACCAGAGGTTTGCATCGTTCAGTGGAGGGGTGGGATTAGGTGAAGGAGGAGAGTTGGTTCTGTCCAGCTCTTTAGACTCTGGAGTTGGAGTCAGCCTTCCTGAGACCaccatgacctttgaccccgaCTGCTTCCTCAACAATCCCAAGCAGGGCCAGACGTACGGGGGAGGTGGAGGGAAGACAGAGGGATGCAATGGTGATGATGGGGGACTCCACTGCTCCACTAACGGTTTCATTTACAACCCGGCACTCGTCAACAACATCAAGACGGAGGCTACGCCACTGGAGCAGCCGCTGGCGACCCAGAGCAGCTACGTGGGCGAAGGAACTGGCCTTAGCCCCAGCACCACCCTGGAACAGATGGACTTCAGTGCTGTCATGTCATCGGCCTGTGTCTCAAGTCTGAACCAGCCGGCACACCATCCCTCCCCGGGCCTCTTCCTCCAGGCCTCCCCCCAGACAACCCAGCCCTCTCAGCTGCAGGTCAACGGCACCAAGGCAACCCAGGAATCCAGCGAAACGCGGGCCTACATCGGCCTCCCCCCGATGGTCACTGACTCTCCTGTCACTAACGGAGAAGCGCATACACACCTCCACCAAGTGAGCACAGACCAGCAGGCGCTGTGTGCGAGGAATGGGCAAGCGGCAGCAGTCGGGTCGTTTCCCCTGACAACACAAGACGTTGAGCAACCAGACAGCAGGAGCCACCAGGAGGTCGCAGCCTTAGAGAAACCGACAGAAAATGGAGAAGATTTACTGCTCAAGGCAGGGGATCCTCATGAGGCCTATGCGAGTGTTGACGCCAAGCATTTTCTCCAGCCCACAGATGACACCGGAGGGGGGGACGAGAGTGGAGGAGGCGGAGGGGGCGGAGGAGGAACggaaaatgaaattatatgTAATGGCGTGAGCATTTCAGGTGCTAGTAGTTCAGTGGTGGCCAGTCCTCAATCGATAGGTGTAGGTGCAAACATCGAAGGTGCTCTCTACAGCTCTCCGCTACCTCAGCAAGGTGCAGGGGTACCGGCAACGACAGCTGGGGCCGGGGCGGCTATCAGTCTGGAAGGGTTTGAAGCGTCTTTTGGAAGCCAGTTCTCCGATCTTATCAATGATTTCATCTCTGTGGAGGGATCTGGGGGAGGGGTGGCGGCAGCAGTCTCTGGGGTCCTGATGCCCCAGGAGGGCGCAGTAGGAGAGGAACACAGCACAGCGGCCGGTCACCTGCAGGCATCCGAGGTGGAGCAGGGGGCACTGGGACTACTCCAGGAGACTGGCAGGCTGTTCGCCGTGACGGACTACTCCCCAGAGTGGTCTTATCCAGAG GGAGGAGTAAAGGTGTTGATTACTGGTCCATGGTTGGAGTCCAGCAGTGAATACAGCTGCCTCTTCGACCACATCAGTGTCCCAGCTGCCCTCATCCAGCCCGGGGTGCTGCGCTGCTACTGCCCAG CTCATGACACAGGACTGGTGATGCTGCAGGTCGCCATGGGTGGTGAGGTCATCTCTTCTTCGGTAGTGTTTGAATATAAGGCACGCGACCTGCCAGCACTGCCATCTTCTCAGCACGACTGGCTGTCCCTGGATG ACACCCAATTCAGGATGTCCATTCTGGAGCGTTTGGAGCAAATGGAGCAAAGGATGGCtgaaataaccaatcagaaccCTGGCTCAGAAGCCATGGCAACCAAGGGTGGAGGAGTGGAGGGGGGAGGAGCCAATGATCCGCGGTCTCAA AGCTCCCCTGATCAGAGCACATTTGAGGGTCGTGTGGTTGTGGTGTGTGAGAAGATGATGTCCCAGCCCTGTTGGGCTTCTTCAAACCAACTCGTCCACAGTAAGAACTCCAGAGGAATGACGTTGCTGCATCTGGCCGCAGCTCAGGGATACGCGGGGCTCATCCAGACACTCATCCGCTGGCG CACAAAGCATGCCGACAGCATTGACCTGGAACTGGAAGTGGATCCTCTTAACGTCGACCACTTCTCCTGCACGCCACTT ATGTGGGCGTGTGCTTTGGGCCACACTGAGGCAGCACTGGTTCTGTACCAGTGGGACCCAAGAGCTCTTGCCATTCCCGACTCTCTGGGTCGCCTGCCGCTGAATATCGCCCGATCCCGTGGTCACACTCGATTGGCCGAGCTcttggagcagctgcagcagagtcCTCAAACTAAGGGACAGCCTGCGGACAGTTGGATGGAGAAGTGGAAAGGAGGATCACAGAACAGAGGAATCAACAGCAGCTCCAGCACCAACCCAACCCCAG AGGTGAgaagaaacagaacagagaGCCAACCATTAAACCAGAGCTGGAGCCAAACTGGTCAAACACCCCAACCTGGAGCTAACGTGGAACAAGGAGGTCCACCCCCAGCCAAGCGTCTCAAATCTAACCCCGCGAGCCAACAGCAGCTCGCCAACTCAGCCCCCGGCGCCAACACCATCAGCTCCCTCCTCGACTCTTCCCCGAGGCCTAATCCTCTCCCATCTGTCTTACCCAAGTCCCAAAAAACTGAGCTCACCTACCAGAGAGCACCTCTTTCCAGCTCCACCACGGACCGGCTTCAGTTCACTGGTGCCCCGTTCTCTCACCTGCAGGCCAGGATAAGGAGGTCTGAGGGGAGCAACCTGTGGAGCCTGAGACGGTCTCTTGGACAAAATAGTCTGGTCCGGAGAATTCAAGGAAAAGAACGGTTGGCCATTCATCTGCGGCAGAGAGTGCTGTCCGACAGGGGAGAGGAGACTGAGCTGCTGACCTACCAGGATAACTCAGATGACTTGCAG GTGGACATCACGATGCTTGCTGATCACATCATGGATGCTTCAGCTGGAAGGCTTAAGCAGACTACAGTCACTGAAACAGATTCTGCAAAGGTTGGCATCAGCAGTGACGTAAAGTCACTGTCTGGCTACCTTGATGAGGTGGAAAG gTTTCTAAAATCTAAGCCCCAGGCTACAAGCCCCAAACCAAATGCACTCTCAGGGCTGGAGGAGCAGCCGACTCCTCATGCAAACCAAGCGCCCTCGTCTCCCTTTGACTGGAGTTCCTTCCTCTGTGCAGCTATGCAGGAGgagaagttaaaaacaaactcctCCTGTCTAGCCATGACTGAGTCAGAGCAGCAAGAGCTGTACGAAACCATCAGGCGTGCTCTGCACTCTCTCAGAAAACACAAG GGTCCCATTCAGGAACAACACAAAGAGATTGCAGCAGTGATTCAACGCTGCTACAAGAGATACAAGCAG TATGCACTTTATAAGAGGATGACTTTGGCAGCCATCCTGATCCAGAGTCGTTTCCGGAGTTTCCATGAACAGAGGAAGTTCCAGCAGAGTCGTAGAGCAGCAGTCCTCATCCAGCAATACTACCGCTCCTATAAGCACTCCCTCAG CAGCATCCTAACTAAAAAACAGAACCAGGCTGCTCGCAAGATCCTGAGGTTCCTGCTCCGCTGCCGCCACAG GGCCAGAGAGCAGAGAAAGGCCAGGGGTCCTGAGAATGCATCACCAGGCCCTGCACACAGCCCCATCAGCCTGTGA